Part of the Prochlorococcus sp. MIT 0603 genome is shown below.
AATAATTAGCAGAGCAGGGATTTGTTCAAGGCGTAAAGCTGAGCAATTATTGTTAGAAAAAAGAATTTATGTAAATGGTTCTATAGCAGCTATAGGTGAGAAAGCAGATATTACTAAGGATAAGGTTTCTATTGATAACTATATACTTACAAACAATATAGAATGTAGAGTCATCCTTCTAAATAAACCATCTGGTGTTATTTGCAGCTGTAGAGATACACATTCGAGGGAAACGGTAATAGATCTTCTACCTAACAAATACAAAAAAGGAATGTATCCAGTTGGCAGACTCGATAAAAATAGTAGAGGCGCTATATTAATTACTAACAATGGTCTTTTAACTTATCAATTAACTCACCCTAGTTATGATCACAAGAAAGTATATGAGGTATTAATTTCTGGCCAACCCACCAATGGAACATTAAGCTTATGGCGTAAAGGTATTAAAATTGATGGGAAGTTAACAAAAACTGCATTAATAGAGATTCTTGCTAAAAAGGGGAGCAACACATTACTAAAAGTAGTATTAACTGAAGGGCGCAAAAGACAAATCAGAAAAACAGCTGCCAAATTTGGCCATAGTGTCATTGATCTAAACAGAGTTGAGATCGCTAGTATAAAATTAAATGGTCTTAGAGAAGGGCAATGGAGAGAGTTAAACCAAGAAGAATGGCATTTATTGCTAAAATAATTACGTTAAGGAATATGCTATTAAAAAAAATTCTATCTAAAGATAATTCAAAGGTACATGAAAACAATATAAGAGAAACACATAAAACTTCACTAATAAATGCTGGGTTAATACTAAAAGAAAAAAGAGAAAGCTATGGATTTTCAAGAGCTGAGCT
Proteins encoded:
- a CDS encoding pseudouridine synthase: MQERLQKIISRAGICSRRKAEQLLLEKRIYVNGSIAAIGEKADITKDKVSIDNYILTNNIECRVILLNKPSGVICSCRDTHSRETVIDLLPNKYKKGMYPVGRLDKNSRGAILITNNGLLTYQLTHPSYDHKKVYEVLISGQPTNGTLSLWRKGIKIDGKLTKTALIEILAKKGSNTLLKVVLTEGRKRQIRKTAAKFGHSVIDLNRVEIASIKLNGLREGQWRELNQEEWHLLLK